In Schistocerca serialis cubense isolate TAMUIC-IGC-003099 unplaced genomic scaffold, iqSchSeri2.2 HiC_scaffold_1318, whole genome shotgun sequence, one genomic interval encodes:
- the LOC126439379 gene encoding uncharacterized protein LOC126439379, which yields MDPNNSCLTAKEDVVPTDRTLSAAASATPPTYSGTASTVGASCAPSGYHPISAVELFVIMNRAAKPTTPAEKEAAEKAYKLFVRHELSAALAQLPPTEASYLLSGLPRSALEEVIVPPGVLPGVATQDAAAPAEAAPSGVASPDVATQEASALLIAPTDNSSEEAASAPVLAVQGLTDSDHPNPTRHPTAPVLLEIPEANLGTLLSAEMPMDAQQASRKRPATSDSEEQTAATAPEGRQTKKKAAAADAPTAPPTAEEDGFTVPNRRHTAKPKRLEKVLAPPPATSNRFAEATEVVMEAEPAAPARKQTRPPPVIVTWDDEFMDLRRMIKEVVERDEQPKCCNCSEPHVASYRGCNAFKSRKRGKAAKKVQPGVSFASVAGRRAAEQQAPPRGERRLPARNLQPPTNTQPEPSAAGLLPPPPPTRAESGQAAPAAQTPVAKQCQPSTAPAPPAPAAASAISDDLQTLLQTLNRIMTQLPSLVSAAATALQAIAQPPSHG from the exons ATGGACCCAAATAATAGCTGCCTAACCGCCAAAGAGGATGTTGTCCCGACAgatcgcactctgtcggcggcaGCATCCGCCACACCACCCACCTACAGCGGTACCGCGTCCACGGTCGGCGCTTCTTGCGCCCCCTCAGGCTACCACCCCATCTCTGCAGTTGAGCTGTTCGTGATTATGAATCGCGCAGCAAAGCCAACAACACCCGCAGAAAAAGAGGCCGCGGAAAAGGCGTACAAACTTTTCGTGCGCCACGAATTAAGCGCCGCCCTGGCACAGCTGCCGCCAACAGAGGCTTCCTATCTGCTGAGTGGACTGCCGCGCTCGGCCTTAGAAGAGGTGATTGTTCCGCCGGGAGTCCTGCCGGGTGTAGCAACCCAAGACGCTGCTGCCCCGGCGGAGGCGGCCCCGAGTGGTGTTGCGTCACCAGACGTGGCTACTCAAGAAGCCAGTGCTCTGCTGATCGCCCCAACGGACAATTCCAGTGAAGAAGCCGCTAGTGCGCCCGTCCTCGCCGTGCAGGGACTGACTGACAGCGACCACCCAAACCCAACACGGCACCCAACAGCGCCAGTTCTACTAGAAATTCCTGAAGCCAACCTGGGGACACTTCTATCGGCAGAAATGCCGATGGATGCGCAACAGGCATCACGGAAACGACCAGCCACCTCCGACTCCGAGGAACAAACTGCAGCAACCGCGCCTGAAGGGCGCCAAACAAAAAAGAaggctgctgctgcagacgcaccCACAGCGCCCCCTACAGCCGAGGAAGACGGTTTTACCGTACCAAACCGGCGGCACACTGCCAAGCCCAAAAGGCTTGAGAAGGTGCTCGCCCCACCGCCAGCCACATCAAATCGGTTCGCAGAGGCAACCGAAGTTGTCATGGAAGCGGAACCCGCCGCCCCAGCACGTAAACAGACACGCCCCCCTCCAGTAATCGTGACGTGGGACGACGAGTTCATGGACCTCCGCCGCATGATTAAAGAAGTGGTGGAA CGCGACGAACAGcccaaatgctgcaactgcagtgagccGCATGTTGCTAGCTACAGGGGCTGTAACGCATTCAAATCCCGCAAGCGTGGCAAGGCTGCCAAAAAAGTGCAGCCAGGAGTCAGTTTTGCGTCCGTTGCCGGGAGACGGGCTGCTGAACAGCAGGCCCCGCCTCGCGGTGAACGCCGCCTACCCGCCCGCAACCTGCAACCACCTACCAACACACAGCCGGAACCCAGTGCTGCTGGGCTACTCCCACCGCCCCCCCCGACCCGCGCCGAAAGTGGACAGGCTGCCCCTGCTGCGCAGACACCCGTCGCAAAACAGTGCCAGCCTAGTACAGCCCCAGCGCCACCCGCCCCCGCGGCCGCGAGCGCTATCAGTGATGATCTGCAGACGCTACTGCAAACATTAAACAGAATCATGACACAACTACCCAGTCTAGTCTCCGCAGCTGCGACGGCCCTCCAGGCCATCGCCCAGCCACCCAGTCATGGATAA